The stretch of DNA ATGCCTGCATTTTGGTACTCACACCTGAAGGTACTTAGCTTTGCCTTCTGTAAAATGAATAGTTTACTGTTTCATTAAAATTTGTAAACTTATTTGAGAGTGTTGCATGGAAGGTGCTATAGGAAagccagggtttttttgttgttgtttttactcTCATAATGGAGGAGTGAACTGGGATTGAGTTTAGGCAGGGACAGAAGAAAGTTAAGAAGGGCCAGGgctgtaaataaaatatatttaagtattGTGGTTTAGAAGATTGAAGTTTTTCCATCGTTAGTGCGGAACTTTACCCGCCCTGTATGTAATGACTGGTATTTCCATTTCTAATCCATAAAACCTCTGGCACTACAAGAGAAATAACCACTTTAGGAAGACGCACAGCAGCTGGCATCATCCCTGACATTTTGGGCATAAATTTACTTTCTCCATCCTGTTATGCATATTCTTAATGAATTGGGGAGCAAATGGCCATAAATGGACTTCAGGCTTCTGTCTAGTCCTTTCTATTAGGAAATTGCATAGTGACAACTCTTGTTCATACAGTGCAAATGCAGGGTCATTGCACTTTGCCTTACCAATAAGCAAAGGTCCCTTTCCCAAGAGCATACAAGCTTAGAGGCTCATCCCAAGCTCTCTGGAATACATGCAAGCTTCAGATCTAGTTCTGGGAtgggaaaaagcaaaatgcttggAGTAGAGTGAAGGCAGTTGTGGGCTTCTTGCTATTCAGTGTTCTGGATTTAATACTCCTAGTAGCTTTCAGTTGTTGAAGGTGTTTGTGTGGTATTCTTGCACAGCTGGTGTCTGGACTGAGAGATGTCAGCAAGCTCATCGCTCAGAGGAGAGTCAGCCCTTTCTCCTGAATTGCCTTCTGGCCCAGAACACCTTATTCAAATAGTATTTGCTGTCTCAAACCTCCCTCTTCTGGGACACTCATTTCAAGGCACCAGCCCTTGTTTTTAAATACCTGAGTGTCTTGGATGGGAACTTGTAGTTGTTGACAGGTAGGTGCTGGACTGAGAACGGCTCCTTATGGAAGACATCTATTTTCATATGGAAGGTACGGCCTGCAGCCAGATTTCCCTGCTGTGTCCTGCCCTGGATTTCAGGCCAGACCTGGGAGGACCTTTACAAGGGCCCAAGAGCATCCTAAGCACTGCAGCCTAAGCTCTTCCTGGCCAGGACTGGTGTTGATGCCCCCTTCCCTGGAAACAGAGCTGTGGCCATCAGTTTCTGCAGACGGCCGGCTGTACTCTGGCATGGCAGGTGTCTTTTGGTCATTATGGCCTGCACCAGGTTTAAATGAGGGGCAAAAGACTGAACATCTCCAATTTGTTAGAAAATTGTGTGTGTGATCCCAGCTCAGGATAGGAGTGGGCCAAATCCACCCTTGTTTTGACATCTAATTACAAGTTGCACCCTTACTTGCTGCCCAAGGCTTGTCTTtcattctgtgtttgttttatgGGATTGACTTCATCCCTCTTGCTCCAGGCAGATTCTCTGCCTGCAAGCCTGTGGTGTTATCCACCATTGCCAAGGAGACGGAGCAGCTCTGAGTGAAGGCCTCAGCAGGTAAACGGATGGACTGTTTTGAGCCAAACCCTAGTGTCACTGAAGTCCGAGACAAAAGTCCCGCTAACTTAGGTGACATCAGGGTTTGCTATAGGTGTGTGTAAAAAGTGACTGAAAGCTATTGCTAGGAAGCGGTTCTGTGAACCATCTTACATGTTTAATGGCGGCTTCCCTTCTTGGACCTCTTGGTGGGGAGCTTGCAGGTGCGGAGTGCAGGGGTGTCTCTGATCGACTGCCCCCGGTACTGCGCTGGTGTGGAGCAGGTCTCCTCAGTGCGGGTGCGGTTGCCTTTCAGCCACCTGGGACACAGGGAGAAAGAAGGTCGAGAGCTTACAAGGGGTGCAAACTACCAGAGACGGCACTCGTGCTGCAAGCAGAGAGAGCAGACTGGAGAGGGAATTGCTGAGCGCGGGTGCAGTTTTCAAGGGTCTCCTCTTGCCCACTCGGCTCAAGGGGGCCTCCCTTGAGTGGGCCCCAAGGGAGACCCTGAGCAAGAAGGAGGGATAGGTGTGAGAGGTCTCTTACTTGCGCAGATGTGCTAGCTGGCAGTTGCAGTGCCAGGCGTTTTTGGAGAGCGTCAGAGTCTCCATTTTGTCGAAGGGGAAGTTGCGGGGCAGCTGGCTGAGCCGGTTGTTCTCGAGGTGAGCAGTCTTCAGTGCAGTCACACCAGCAAATGCGTTGTCTGCAAACTAAAGCACGAAGGTTTATGGCTGAGCAACACTGAATTAGGGAAGGGGAGATGTTTTCCCAGGTTAAAAACTTTGGTTCCTCTGCTCAAGACTTTTAGTGACATAAATgtggagagagcaagagagaatgaaaagggaaggggaagtcCTGGTCCCTGGAAGCTCTGAGACAGTGATGGAGATCAGACAGGTGGATTCTTGGGTGGCGGAGTCTCTTATCTGAGGAGATCTACATACCAAAACCATGCAGGATTGTTCTTTGCAACGACATCCCTAAATAAAGTGAAGTCTGGCAGCCCTCTTTGTTTGTGAACCATACTTCTCCTTTCTAAATGAGGATATTTTATAGGTATAATCCTTTCCAGGGCTGGAGCTCCTCCCAGTGCCtgttgctttctctctcctgGAACTGTTGAAGGAGGGAATGTTTGTGGCGTCTGAAGGGCCTGTAGATTTTGGCAATGCCCAGTGGGCTCTGAGCGGAAAGTTACGCTTGGCGTCAGAGTGAGGTAGAAATAGCAAGGCAGGTTTCCAGCGCCTCAACCTCTCcattctccctctttccttccctgtgATTTTTGGGTTGTATGCTGCAAGATCTGTTTTTTCACAGTTAATGGGTAGGTTTTAAGGGAGAGCCTCTCCTGCTTCACGCACTCAGAACAGAACCTTTGTgcaccaaagaaagaaaattggctGTAAGCCCtactttgtagccctctgctctctTCCTTAGGCCTCATATCTAGCATTTCTCGGTCAATAGTTGCTTAGGTTGGAAAGTCTCCTCTTGAAAGCATCAACACAAACTTCCTTGGATGTGATGAATTAGAGAGAGGGTTGTTGACAAAACACAAGCTTCTCTTGGCCATGGCAAACCATTCCTCCCCCTTCTCAAAGCGGGGGAAAGCTTTCTCAACATTGTAGAGAGGAGATTCACTAGATCTACCAGAAAACCCTCTGAGTAAGAACCTGCATTTTCATTTCTGGCCAGAAGCTCACACATTCAATCACACTTCAGACATGACCATCAGGGTGTGTTCAGGCTCTTTTTAAGCTAAAAAGCTTGACAGAGGAAATGTACTATTTTAAGCTGTGAACTTCTGTGATCTTCCAAATTAAGCAATGTTGGATAGGATTATAGCTTTTTTAAGAGACTCCCAGAGTACTCTACAGTTACTGTTGGAAAGGGAGCAGTGCTGTCCTCTGTGGTCCAAATCTAAGCTGACCTTGGTAGGTTTTACTGTGCTGATAGTGGAGCTGCCTCTTAAATGAGATATGAGTCTTGTCTTATCCTTGGCTGCCTACATTGTCCAGGGAGACCCTGCCACTTCTTACAAGGGTGTTAGCCTGAACACCCTGGCCACGTTCTGGTTTGGATAGTGGCATACTGTCTCAGCTTCTTCTACCTCCCCCATCTCATGAGAAGAGTTGGTATCTGCTGGTAACAGCTGCAGTGCTTCTTCCCAGAGTATGTATTTATAAAGAATGTGGGGAATTTCCCAAGTGAAAATCACTATTTAAATGGAGGATTACTgttgttctttgctttctctggcAAAGCCTGAATTTCTTTTGCAGCAGATGTGTAGTGAGGGATGTACTTGCAACTTCCAAGGACTTAATTTCCTTGTTTCCTGTTGATTTACACAGTGGGTCTTGCTCCATGAGAGGTACTCCTATAGGTGACTAGTACAAGTCTGTGATGCTAACAGGGAAGATTGTGCATGAGGGAAACTATGTAGTTCTGGAGTTGCAGAATGGCCTAAGAACTCTTCTTGTTCTGCATGAGTGTGATTTAAACTGGGATAGCTTCATGTGGAATAGTTCTGTACTTGATCAGCTCTAAAATCTTGCAGCCATATAGGGAACAGCTAAGGACCAGatttttatgaaggaaaaataGCTGCAGTCAAGATATCAGCAGCATTTAGAGTATTCAATAGTGATTTCCTAGGTCATACGGCTTCTATGATTATGTGTCTTCTAGCAGTGCAAAGTTCACTTATTGGTCATTTGGATACGAGACCTTCTGAAGATTTGAAGAGAAAACTGAGCTGGTAtgggagctttttttttctgtgggagaaaaaaaaaaaagtaagcccTAAAGCTGTAAAGGCCACCTCTGTCAGAGTTGATCCAGTAAACTGGTGTCTTACTGAGCTATAGGGGAGGAAAGGAGGTTCCCAGCTGCAGAAGAGCCTTTAAAGGCCCCATCTATAGGTAGTCACCATAGAGAAGGCAGCCTTTTTTTCTGGCTAGAATTGTTAACACTAGCTTTTTGACCAATCCTTATAAATCTCTATGCAAACCCCTGCAGTTTTGTTGGGGTATTAGGATCCTTTCCACTGTCTCATACAGAGAAACACTTAACTGGCTGCCTTTTAATGTTGTGTTGAGTTCCTCAAACTCTGATGATCCTGGAGTTTATTTCGGATTAGAAGATTAGGAAAGAAGAAAGGTATTTTGCTTGACTGGGCAGAAGCTGCATACACCATCAAAAAGAATCGTGTACATCTAGCTAGAAGTCTTGATGTACAGAATAAGGATTGATAGATACTAATGCAGTACCTCAAACTCTGTTCTTATATGAATGTGGGAGATCTTCTAGTTGACCAGATCATTCCTACCTAAGACTGGATTCAGAGATGTCAAGTCTTTGAGGTGCTTCTTTAATGGAATTAAGGACACTTCTCTGGAGCATCCCAGCATCACAGATTAGTCAAATTTCTTCAACACAAGATGTGGGACTCTGATGCCTCTACATCTTGTACCACATTTAAACTGTAAACTTCTGACTTGTGTGTGATGTGAGTGCCTAAAAGCTGAGTCTCACAAAAGTGATGTGATATCATGTCTAAGTATCCAATGTATAAAGGTCTTCCTTAGGGAGGTCAGCACGTAGTTTATAAATATTGAATTTGGCTATTCCAATCCTGAAGAGGATATTGCTGAGAATGGACAAGGGCTCAAGTATTGACTGGGTTGTACCAGACTGTTTTAGATAGTATCATTCTACACCTGGGCTGCGGAGCCGTAATTCTGGTTTCTGAGCCTGGCATTTTGGGATGCTGCGTTCCCCTCGAAAATGCCATGCTCTGTTACTGGCATTTTTCAACAGGTCTGTCCTTTTCTTTACAGGTGCTCTGCTTATCCCTGTGAGGTCTTCTGAGTTGCTCTTTGTTGCTAAGAAATTCCCTTTTCATCACATCTTCCTGGCCCATGGTGGGTTTTGCTTTGCTGTGAAGTGCTATCCTGCCTTACCTGGATGTGCTTCGTCTCTGCACTTTTAGCAAAGGATCATCCCAGGGAGAACTGTTCTACTTCACCTGTGAAAGCACCCTCCTTTTCCAGCCCCGTAGGGTACATGTAGGACATGAGGCTGCCATAAGATGTTGCCCTTCTTGTACTGCACTTGTTTCTGTGCTTGCACTGCTGCCTAGTATTTCAGGGGTCCTACTTCAAGTGGCTCTCTGAGCGTGATGTTCCTGCCTGTGGATCATGCTTTCTCCCAGAAAAAGAAGGGGGTTGTTTTGCCAGGATACCTGAATGTCCCTCCTCCTCTCTGGTAGGAACAGGGCCCCTTTGTAAGATGCTGCAAGAGTTCCTCTTGAGAGAGCATCAATAAACAAACCTTTCTTTATAATGTGTAAAGTTGGAAGGCATGGGGGAGGTGAAGGTTCATATGCCTACCTGTCTGAAAGGCATGAGTAAGAAACTGCTGCTATTCATAGTCCCTCCAGAGGAATCTCTTCCTCCTAACTAGCAACAGGTACCAAGGCTGAATTAAGGAGGAAGAACAGTTCAGCTCTGCAAGGTGGCAGTGCCCTTCAACGCCTTATGTACAAAGCAGATGCTTGCCTCTCATCCCATGTCATGTGCGTGGGATGCTGGAAGGTTGCTAATTGTCCTGGAGCACCCCAAATACCTTTTTCAATGACTGGTGTAACCTCAGCTTGGGAGGGAACCTGGTGCTTTCCAAGGAGTTTGATCAGCCCCAGATAATTTGGTTTTGCATAAAGCAACCCAGCTGAAGGGTGGAGTACCTCTCTCTCTCATCCCTCACTTGGACCCTGTCAGAGGTTATCAGCTGGCTAGTGAGGCCAACCGGCAGGCCTGGATCCCCTCTTCTCCTCTTGGGGAGGAACAGTGAACTGAGGGCtctgtaaaggagaagaaaatcaaGCCCTGTGTTACTTATCTGAAACAAAGGGAAAGGACTCACCTTTTGCAGTTTCATGTTGTCCAGGTTGAGTGTCTGCAGGTAACGCCCAAAGGACTGGAAGGCATTGTCAGGGATGACCTCAATCGGGTTATGAGAAAGCTTCAGTTCCTCCAGCACTCTCAGCTTACTCATTGCGTTCACAGGGTAGCTGCTCAGCTGGTTCTTGTCCAGGTGGAGGACAGCGAGGTTTTCTACATCTTCCAGCgccccaggcaggaggttggTGAGGGAGTTGTCGGAGAGGAAGAGCCAGCGCAGGTCTTTAGCACCACTGAAGACCCCTGGTTTCAGCTCCTGGATTTTATTGCTGCCTAAGTGCAGGATGAAAAGGTTGACCAGAGGGGAGAGGAGCCCTTTGGGCAAGTCTGGGATCTTGTTCTGGTCCAGGTACAGGTAGGTGAGCTCAGACAGGTCATCAAAGGCTCCTGGCTTTATGACACTGATCTGGTTGTCAGTGAGATAGAGGTAGACCAGGTTCTTGAGCCCCCGGAAGGCTCCAGTTGAGATCTCCTTGATACGCGAGCTCTGGAGGTGAAGGGACACCAGCTTTTTCAACTCCCGGAAGCCATTGGTTGGCAGGACGGGGAAGTTGTTCTTCTGCAGGTTGAGAAGCCGCGTTTGCTCAGGCACCTTGGGGATCTTCCGCAGCCCAGCATTGTCGCAGATGACATGCTGCAGGTCTCCGCCGTGACAGTGGCAGCTTGGGGGACATGCCTGCAGGATAGAGGCAAGGCATGCCAGTAGGCTGAGGATACTGAGGAAGAAACCTGACCGATGCATGGTCAGATCTGGAATTAGTGTGGCAGGAAgagaagaagcaggaggaggagggagatggttgggagagagagagtgactgGGTTTGCAGCATGCTGAACACAGCCCTATTTATaatgttattaaaaaacaaaatcccttcCCACAAACCGCAGGCAGCAGCCAGTTGGAAGCAACTGACTTTGGGAACTTACTGTGAGCTTAACCCCTTGGCACCAGGCAGTGGAGTGTCCTCGGTCCTGCCTGGCCCTGCTGCAGAAGTGGCTGTGCAAGGGTACTTTTCCTCTCTACAGCAAGGATGTAAATGGtcaggaagaagaaatgcaaACTTGCTCTTTGGGGAATCTCTTCAATGCCTGCTGAGCAGAGTGTGCCCAGATTTATCAGTGAGGATGGAAGAGCCTGTTCCTCTTGAATGGCAGCCTTGGGATGGCATAGCAGGGACCACTGCTGCACTTCCCAGCTACCTTGTGCCGAAGCTTTTGGCAGGCTCCTGGGCTGTACGTTACCCTAGGTTTGGGAGAAGCATCTCTTCCTGTTTTCAGAGGAACGGTTCCTGGGGGCTCTGTCTCTTGCTGGCTTTGAAGGAGTTTGCCTGAGCAGGGACTGGGGAGGATGGGAGCAATATGGGGTCATGCCAATGGTTGCCAGCACCGTAGCTGTTCTTGCAATGCAAAATCATAGCTGAAGTTTTCCAGATCTGGATTGTACCTAGGAGTTGACCAAGAAAATGCaaagatattcttaatttttaTTGTGCCTTTCCTATGAACAGTAGATGGTGAGACATCTGGAGCTGGCCACAGGCTGGGGACCTGTGGGTGGGGAGAGTTCCTAGGCCGAAGAGGAGAGACTGTATGCAAGGCCCGTCTGTGTGAGGGAGCTCTTCTCAGCCCATGGCGCTACGGAGCAGTGGCCGCTGCCTTGGACGGTGGCATGGGCAATGGCAGAGCCTGCAGGGATGCGATGGGGCACAGGCTGGTGGATGCACGGCTGGGGGAAGAGCAGCCGGGAGGACAGTGGTGCACTGCTTCATGCCTGGCTCAGATGTGGTGGCTGGTAATGCCTGTGGCTCCCGGGGTGAGGCTGGGGACGGGGAAAGGCATGGGCGTTGGTAGCAAAGCAATGAAATCGCTGTCAGAGAGGGGACTGGGGCCTGCGCTGGTGCCTGTCTCAGAGCAGCAGTTGCCGGAGTCATTATGCAGAGGCGAGTTAACCGCAGGGGTGTCCCTTGCTCTCCCCATAGCAATGGATAAAGCAAAGCAGTTAATAGCCTGGGTGCCCACTTTTGTGAGCGTGAAGGGAGCGATCCAGGAGGAGTTGTGGGGTGGGGTTTGGAAGTGGAACATTTTGAACTGGTTTCCAGCCAGTTCCTGGCTGCAGCAACAGCTGAGAGCCGAGCACATAACTGTGAGCTTGTTGAATTTTCTGCTCCTGAGGCTGGCTACAAAGCCCCAGTGGAGCTTTTGCAGAGGCGAGACAGTCTCAAGAAAGGGAGGAAATCCAAGGGCTGACTTAGGACACAGACTGACTTATTCACAGAGATTTCTGGGTTTTTCCATTGTTGCAAGGAGGAATTAGCCAGCGCCACTGAGCATGCTCCAGACGGTGTTATGCAAACTGCCTGGCAGCCCATGCGCCTCGGCAGATGTCGGTTTGAATGGTCTCCTTATTGCATGACTAATTTGGGGGAGAGAGGGCTTCTGGGGTGTGAATTTAGGTTCTGATGAGCCTGTGGGGCAGATGGGATTGGCTGAATGATGATGTAATGCGGGACCTTGGTGCAAACCAGGCCATGTCAGTCCTCCAATATTTGTCAGTCCTGACATGCAACGCCCTGCTAGTGAACAGCTGGGGCTTCGCCGCTCACTTCAGCATGAAGTGATCCTCCCTGCCTTGTCTCCTGAGACGTACTGTTACTGTAGGACCTACAGGCTCATCCTGTATGGACCTGCTGCAGCGCTTACTACTGTCGTTACTGTAGTCTTCAAAACTCTTTGGTCAAAATAATGCTGCCAGACATTTTTGCTTATGCCTGACCAATAGATTCAGCAGCCACCCCAATGGTCAGGTGTGGTGGCTCCCAAACCTCCCTGTTTTCCTTCTTTGTCACTCCAGGCTGATCAGGACTCAGTGCCCTGTCAGTGTAGATTGTTAGTAAGACTCAGACCAGCAGCTGGGTGAATgacgggaaaagaaaaaacaaaatcatccCCCcaaatcatctttttctttccactgactgATTTTTCTTGAGCAGGTTTGACTGCCTTAGTCTCGCTCAAAATCATCTGTTGAGCAATTCCTGAAAGTTATCTGAGAGCCGTACTTGTGCAGGAGTAATGCATTGGTAAGATTTAAAAGTCAGCCTGTTTTTGTTGGACACTGAATCTAGGTAGCATATCTGTGCTCCCTCGCTGAGTGCGCTTGATGCTTGATACTCTGATACTTGCTTTTGCCATCCCCATATAAAAAGTATTGGCTAACAGCTTACTATTTCTGCAGAGATTTCTTCCAGTGTGAGTCAGAGTGGAGCAAAAAGGTAGTGAGGGCCTTGCAGACTCCATCCATAAATAGATCTAATAGACCGCGTGTGTTTCTGGAACAAGACCCCTTTTGGAGTTAAACTGTACAAACTTCAAACCATCCTCTCTCCTTTCATTCTCTAAGGATGTGCTTCCCTTTCCTCCACCCTTTATATGATTGCTGGCTGAGATTGCAGGTTTTGGGGGACAGGGACCATCCCCCTGCATGGATATGGTGTGGCCGGAGTAGTCACGCTCTGAACTCGGGtaaggcctgtactttttgggtGAAGATGCTGTGATTTAGTTGCTACAACGCTCTGCTAGTGCAAGGTGGGAAGATGTGTTTCTGCCCTGGAGGGCTCCCAGCCAGCCTGTTCGGTGCAGCACAGGTTAAGTGGATGCTGTGTCATTTTTGGTCCTGCTGTGCGATGGCAGCAGGGCAGTGCTCCTGAGCTACTGAGTGTCTGCTTTTCAGCTCCGTTCCTCCAGGCACAAATGTTTAATAAAAGGAAGTTCTTTCTCCTAATGTTTTTGATTTCTATGCCTCGGTGAGCACATTCCTGTGGCAGGAGCCAGTTGGCACCTTCCACAACTGGCACCTCGCCTGGCTCTGGGAGAGGCCCCTGGGCTCCCAGCTGTTTGTGTTTTGAGCCACTCGCTGGCAGGGTCTGGCATTCCCTCCCCGGGTTTCGCAGGCCTTGACTGGGGATGAGTAAGGCTGGCCAGCAAACGCGCAGCGATCCTCAAAAGTTCCCAGCGTGCCTGGTCCCTGCTCATGTCTCGTGGGTGGCTTGCAGTCCGGTGGTGACAATGGGAGCAGTGTCGGTGTTCCCTCTGCCGGGGCAGGAGACCACAGCGAGCTGAGCCCCGGCCAGCCCGTCGCCTCGCACACCCCccgggagcagagctgctgggacATCTCAGAAGAGGCAGGATTATCCTACGATCCTCTCTTTCTTAATTGATTAACAGTTCTGCAAACATTCACGGTGCCTAGTAATTTGCAAATGCTTggctcccctcctctccttctcGGAGGCCCTTGTGGGCTAAGCAAATAAAtacactgtttttaaaaaaaacagtatgaaTATAGATTTGGGGTGTTGCTTTGgtgctgcaggtcagagctgtttTGATACAACACTGGAGATGGTCTTTTCCATGTTTCGTCTTTATTTTTGTTAGTATTAGCAATTCTGTTGCATGAAGACAGCAGCACATGAAATATTCCATGTTTGAAATATTCCATTGTCCACTCAAGCCTAATTTTGTAATTTTGCGGGGAATCGAGATCTGGTCTGTAGGTCAGCGCACACTGGCAATGACCTCACTGAAGCCAGCGGAGCAACGCTAGTGTAGCTGGCCTTGGGGACCAGGCCTTTTTGTTGCCTGGCGGAGAGGGCTCAGACCAGCTTGGGGAGGTGCCCTGGGCGCCCATGGCATCCCGCTCGGGACGAGCCCTTGCAGAACGGAGGTTCTGCCGCTCCCTGGCACCgggtggtggggagggagcaggacaGGGAGAGGCGCAAGCGAGGCCACGTGGCCCTGAGTGTCCCAGGAGGGCTGTTTGTGGTGCAGAGAACCCTCCAGACAGTGTTTGGGGGGCCCTGGTGAGCAACAGGGAGCCCCAGAGGGAGTCCAGGGTCCCCCTTCTTCCAGACAGTACCTGAGAAATCCCTGGCCTTCAGCAACCTGCAAGCATCCCAGCAGTTGTGTTTGGGGCTCTGAGCTCAGACGCGGCTTACCGTTTCTTTTTCACATGCTTGAAGGGTGCCTTGCACTGAGCAGCGAGGGCGCAGGCTGTCTGCAGCGCGTGGCGAGGTGGTGGTGGGTGCACCTCCTTCCTTTCGACTGCTTTCTTCCAGGGCAGCATGGCCTGGGCCCAGTGACATGGTGCCACTTTGGCTCCCCGTTGATGTCTGCCCGCTCTGCTCCCACCCCCTTTCTGATCCCTGGGAGACTTCTGACTTTCCCAAATGCCCCCAGCCATGAGTCCTCTCTCTTCCCAAAATGGAAAATCAGCCCCACTCGGTGACAGCTTCCCTACTTATCCTTAGCCAAAGTGAGACCTACCCATCCCATCTCATTGCTAGGTAGGCTCTGATGAGGAGGTGGTTTCACTAGCTGCACAAGCTATGGGAACATgctatgaaaacatttaaaatggtaGTTTATCATACAGCATGGAAACATCAAGATACTGGACTTTTAGACATGTCTGCAGTGGGGGCTGAGCTCTCCAA from Apteryx mantelli isolate bAptMan1 chromosome 19, bAptMan1.hap1, whole genome shotgun sequence encodes:
- the CHAD gene encoding chondroadherin — protein: MHRSGFFLSILSLLACLASILQACPPSCHCHGGDLQHVICDNAGLRKIPKVPEQTRLLNLQKNNFPVLPTNGFRELKKLVSLHLQSSRIKEISTGAFRGLKNLVYLYLTDNQISVIKPGAFDDLSELTYLYLDQNKIPDLPKGLLSPLVNLFILHLGSNKIQELKPGVFSGAKDLRWLFLSDNSLTNLLPGALEDVENLAVLHLDKNQLSSYPVNAMSKLRVLEELKLSHNPIEVIPDNAFQSFGRYLQTLNLDNMKLQKFADNAFAGVTALKTAHLENNRLSQLPRNFPFDKMETLTLSKNAWHCNCQLAHLRKWLKGNRTRTEETCSTPAQYRGQSIRDTPALRTCKLPTKRSKKGSRH